The following proteins are co-located in the Lachnospiraceae bacterium genome:
- a CDS encoding sugar O-acetyltransferase encodes MTEEEKLDAGLYYDFWDAGVNGRKLNAIKFCRELRKLQDADAAEEEQAALIRTYFGSVGRDVSLCPGFMCDSGENIHVGDQFLANYNVTILDIMPVHIGDYVMIGPNTLITTVNHPITPKGRREHLGIGKPVNIGNDVWIGGNVTILPGVTIGNNVIVAAGAVVTKDVPDNCIVGGIPAKKIRDIENDVI; translated from the coding sequence ATGACAGAAGAAGAAAAGCTGGATGCAGGCTTATATTATGATTTTTGGGATGCCGGTGTCAACGGCAGAAAGCTGAATGCAATCAAATTTTGCAGAGAACTGCGAAAGCTGCAGGATGCGGATGCTGCGGAGGAGGAGCAGGCAGCGCTGATCCGGACCTATTTTGGGTCAGTAGGGCGCGATGTGAGCCTGTGCCCCGGATTCATGTGCGACAGCGGAGAGAATATTCATGTGGGCGATCAGTTTCTTGCCAACTATAATGTGACAATTCTCGATATCATGCCAGTGCATATTGGCGACTATGTTATGATTGGTCCCAATACATTGATTACTACAGTAAACCATCCGATCACGCCCAAAGGGCGAAGAGAACATCTGGGGATTGGAAAACCTGTCAATATTGGAAACGATGTATGGATCGGAGGAAATGTGACGATTCTCCCCGGCGTAACAATTGGCAATAATGTCATCGTTGCCGCCGGAGCCGTGGTGACAAAGGATGTTCCGGATAACTGCATCGTGGGCGGCATCCCGGCCAAGAAGATCCGCGATATTGAAAACGATGTCATTTAA
- a CDS encoding DegV family protein, translating into MSIRIIVDSACDLTQAEAKKLNIEILPLKTMFGDTEYLDGVTLTHQQFFEKLIETDILPTTSQIAPYEYEEQFQKVREAGDTAICITISAKLSGCYQSAHIAINGYEEQVTLVDSENVCIGERLLVLLAVQLRDEGRSAREIAEILNQKKKDIRLIALLDTLEYLKKGGRISKAAAMAGTLLSIKPVIAIENGEVAMLGKARGSKNGNNLLRELISQQGDINFDLPFCLAYSGLDDSLLRKYIADHESVYKEHTDSLPVCSIGSSIGTHVGPGAIAAAFFVK; encoded by the coding sequence ATGAGCATTAGAATTATCGTAGATTCGGCCTGTGATCTTACGCAGGCCGAGGCGAAAAAATTAAATATCGAGATTTTGCCGCTTAAAACCATGTTTGGCGATACAGAGTACTTGGATGGAGTCACACTTACCCATCAGCAGTTTTTTGAAAAGCTGATTGAGACAGATATACTGCCCACAACCAGCCAGATTGCTCCGTATGAATATGAGGAGCAGTTTCAAAAGGTAAGGGAAGCGGGAGATACAGCAATCTGCATCACGATATCCGCCAAGCTTTCCGGCTGCTATCAGAGCGCACATATCGCGATAAATGGGTATGAGGAGCAGGTGACGCTGGTCGACAGCGAGAATGTATGCATTGGAGAGCGCTTACTGGTGCTTTTGGCTGTGCAGCTTCGCGATGAAGGTAGGTCCGCAAGGGAGATTGCGGAGATTTTAAATCAAAAAAAGAAGGATATCCGCCTGATTGCGCTGCTGGATACGCTGGAATATCTGAAAAAAGGAGGGCGCATTTCCAAGGCAGCGGCAATGGCGGGCACGCTGCTCAGTATCAAGCCCGTTATTGCCATTGAAAACGGAGAGGTAGCCATGCTGGGCAAGGCACGCGGCTCTAAAAATGGCAATAATCTGCTGCGGGAGCTGATCAGCCAGCAGGGGGACATCAACTTTGACCTGCCGTTTTGTCTGGCCTACAGCGGTCTGGACGATAGCTTACTTAGAAAATATATTGCCGATCATGAATCGGTTTATAAAGAGCATACGGATTCGCTCCCTGTTTGCTCCATTGGGAGCAGCATTGGCACGCATGTAGGACCGGGCGCGATTGCCGCCGCCTTTTTTGTAAAATAA
- a CDS encoding C_GCAxxG_C_C family protein, whose product MGKLADQAVNNHRNYHSCSAAVLCAFHEMAGLSEQQAEKEAAPFASGRAGKCGAVMAAEYVLKQVYNKDAEGKIAEFEKKFMNHHKGSVMCHDLMGSCRACVTDAALILEDTLEQPD is encoded by the coding sequence ATGGGAAAACTAGCAGATCAAGCAGTCAATAACCATAGAAATTATCACAGCTGTTCGGCAGCTGTGCTTTGTGCATTTCATGAAATGGCGGGGTTATCTGAGCAGCAGGCGGAGAAAGAAGCAGCGCCGTTTGCAAGCGGGAGAGCAGGCAAATGCGGCGCAGTCATGGCGGCGGAATATGTGCTGAAGCAGGTTTACAACAAGGATGCAGAAGGCAAAATAGCAGAGTTTGAAAAAAAGTTCATGAATCATCATAAGGGCTCCGTGATGTGCCATGACCTGATGGGCTCGTGCAGAGCTTGTGTAACGGATGCAGCTTTGATATTGGAAGATACACTAGAACAGCCTGATTAA
- a CDS encoding cation:proton antiporter, whose translation MIQNTLLALAIMIFAGMLCGRLVKHIKLPNVTGYLIAGLLIGPSVFNVIPRDAIESFTIISNAALGFIAFSIGNEFKISYFKRVGATPIIIAALESLFAVIFVVTGLLIAGQSLSFSLVLGAIAAATAPAATIMVIKQYRAKGPMTETLLSVVAIDDATALMYFGICVAVANALEGGHVSIAQTLLSPLFEIGGALIVGFVLGLIFTIPLRFFKKEGNRLSLIIAFVFLGVGLADLCGFSSLLLCMAMGAALANFSRETPKIMSIAEGFTPPLFLLFFVASGAELQLSILPSIGVAGIIYVLLRVAGKMAGTALAAAICKAAAPIRKYLGMALVPQAGVAIGLSLIATTAVPEYGATIRAIILCATLIYELIGPAVAKLSLTKAGEIALPDKTK comes from the coding sequence ATGATACAAAATACGCTTTTAGCCTTAGCCATTATGATTTTTGCCGGCATGCTCTGCGGCCGGCTCGTTAAACATATTAAGCTGCCCAATGTTACAGGCTATTTGATTGCCGGGCTGCTGATCGGTCCCAGTGTCTTCAATGTTATTCCCCGGGATGCAATCGAAAGCTTTACCATCATTTCCAATGCTGCACTGGGCTTCATTGCTTTTTCTATCGGCAACGAATTCAAAATTTCATACTTCAAGCGAGTCGGCGCCACGCCCATTATCATCGCCGCCCTTGAGTCCTTGTTTGCCGTCATTTTTGTTGTAACCGGGCTGCTGATCGCTGGCCAGAGCCTTTCTTTTTCCTTGGTGCTGGGCGCCATTGCCGCCGCGACTGCACCGGCTGCCACCATCATGGTCATCAAGCAGTACCGCGCTAAAGGCCCTATGACAGAGACGCTGCTCTCTGTTGTGGCCATCGATGACGCCACAGCCCTCATGTACTTTGGTATCTGTGTTGCCGTCGCCAACGCCTTAGAAGGCGGGCATGTATCCATTGCGCAGACGCTGCTTTCTCCGTTATTTGAAATCGGCGGCGCTTTAATCGTCGGTTTTGTATTGGGGCTTATCTTCACAATTCCCCTCCGTTTCTTCAAAAAAGAAGGAAACCGCCTTTCCCTCATCATTGCCTTTGTTTTCCTAGGCGTCGGACTGGCTGATCTCTGCGGCTTCTCCTCTTTGCTTCTTTGCATGGCAATGGGCGCAGCCCTCGCCAATTTCAGCCGCGAAACACCGAAAATCATGAGCATCGCTGAAGGCTTTACACCGCCTTTATTCCTACTGTTTTTCGTTGCCTCCGGCGCAGAGCTGCAGCTTTCCATCCTGCCCAGCATCGGCGTGGCTGGCATCATCTATGTGCTTCTCCGCGTAGCGGGAAAAATGGCAGGCACTGCCTTAGCCGCAGCTATCTGCAAGGCTGCCGCACCCATCCGCAAGTATTTAGGCATGGCGCTCGTGCCGCAGGCCGGCGTTGCCATCGGACTTTCTCTGATCGCCACTACGGCCGTCCCCGAATATGGCGCTACGATTCGAGCCATCATTTTATGTGCCACACTGATCTATGAGCTGATTGGTCCTGCCGTAGCGAAGCTAAGCCTCACCAAGGCCGGCGAAATCGCACTACCTGACAAAACAAAATAA
- the lepB gene encoding signal peptidase I: MTGKELSKVIRRSLDGKERKHTVFREIMSWVLVIVLSIGAAMFLNRFIIVNARVTSGSMEHTIMTKDRVLGLRFVYWFSQPQRGDIIIFKYPDNEEEIYIKRVIGLPGDIVEIVDGQVYINDQPLDEPYLWEKPYGSFGPYEVPEGRYFMLGDNRNNSRDSRSWVNKYVTKDQILGKAYWVYYPNLKSVG, encoded by the coding sequence ATGACGGGGAAAGAGTTGTCGAAGGTGATCAGGCGTTCCTTAGACGGAAAGGAAAGAAAACATACGGTTTTTCGGGAGATCATGAGCTGGGTGCTGGTGATTGTGCTTTCAATCGGCGCAGCGATGTTTTTAAACCGATTTATCATTGTAAACGCTAGAGTAACGAGCGGTTCGATGGAACATACAATTATGACAAAGGACAGAGTGCTGGGGTTGCGGTTTGTTTACTGGTTTTCGCAGCCACAGCGGGGCGATATTATCATTTTTAAATATCCGGATAACGAAGAAGAAATTTATATTAAGCGTGTCATTGGGCTGCCGGGTGATATAGTAGAGATTGTAGACGGTCAAGTATATATCAATGATCAGCCTTTGGACGAGCCCTATTTGTGGGAGAAGCCGTATGGTAGCTTTGGACCGTATGAGGTGCCAGAGGGACGGTATTTTATGCTGGGAGATAACCGAAATAACTCGCGGGATTCCAGAAGCTGGGTTAATAAATATGTGACAAAGGATCAAATATTAGGAAAAGCATATTGGGTCTATTATCCGAATTTAAAAAGTGTCGGATAA
- the rfbB gene encoding dTDP-glucose 4,6-dehydratase: MKIMVTGGSGFIGTNFIKYWLDKYHEDVVVNVDKMTYAAVETNHEDTALAYPERYFFEKADICDYDTMLSIVKKYEIETIVNFAAESHNSYAIINPTVFYQTNLMGVQTLLELTRRGYVKRLHHISTCEVYGSLELDSNEKFYEDSPLFPNTPYNSAKACGDLAVRAYVKTYDVPVTLSNCANNYGPYQFVEKMIPLFVTNLILGKPLTLYKESQNRREWLHVKDHCRAIDDILHKGELGRTYNIGSGCEKSIEDIAGHILAYFNKGDADKVYIPDRPSHDKRYLLDSSRIRKELGWKPEVNFEDGLNETIEWYLKNEKWWRPLLERRVVDETKWK; encoded by the coding sequence ATGAAAATAATGGTAACGGGCGGAAGCGGATTTATCGGTACGAATTTTATTAAATATTGGTTAGATAAATATCACGAGGATGTGGTTGTCAATGTTGATAAAATGACATACGCAGCGGTAGAAACCAATCATGAGGATACAGCGTTAGCGTATCCGGAGCGTTATTTCTTTGAAAAAGCAGATATTTGCGATTATGATACCATGCTGAGCATTGTTAAAAAATATGAGATAGAAACCATCGTCAATTTTGCGGCAGAATCGCACAATAGTTATGCGATTATCAATCCCACCGTGTTTTATCAGACGAATCTCATGGGAGTGCAGACTTTATTGGAGCTGACGAGAAGAGGATATGTAAAAAGGCTTCATCATATATCCACCTGTGAGGTTTACGGAAGCCTGGAGCTGGATTCCAATGAAAAATTCTATGAGGATTCCCCTCTGTTTCCTAATACCCCTTACAATTCGGCTAAAGCCTGCGGCGATCTAGCAGTGAGGGCGTATGTCAAAACATATGACGTGCCGGTAACATTATCCAATTGTGCCAATAACTACGGTCCCTATCAATTTGTTGAAAAGATGATTCCTCTGTTTGTGACCAACCTGATTTTAGGAAAACCATTGACATTATATAAAGAAAGTCAAAACAGAAGAGAATGGCTGCATGTAAAGGATCATTGCAGAGCAATTGATGATATTCTGCACAAAGGCGAGTTAGGGCGGACATATAATATCGGAAGCGGATGCGAAAAAAGCATTGAGGATATTGCAGGTCATATACTGGCTTACTTTAACAAGGGCGATGCGGATAAGGTATATATTCCGGACAGACCATCCCATGACAAACGATATTTATTAGATTCAAGCAGAATTAGAAAAGAGCTTGGCTGGAAGCCCGAGGTCAACTTTGAAGACGGCTTAAATGAAACGATAGAATGGTATTTAAAGAATGAAAAATGGTGGAGGCCTCTGCTCGAACGAAGAGTGGTGGATGAAACAAAATGGAAATAA
- a CDS encoding aminopeptidase, with translation MEKKSLWESWTPEMKQSMTEFCEGYKAFMSKCKTERECVDEMIAMAEAAGYTNLFDAVKAGKKLTAGSKVYANNRNKMLMMVQIGTDDLEEGLNILGAHIDSPRLDLKPNPLYEDSGFAMLKTHYYGGIKKFQWVTMPLALHGVVAKKDGTTVKICIGEDAGDPVFGISDILPHLAKDQRSKNINEAFSGEDLNITFGSTAAEGAEGEKDLFKKNVLDILNEKYGIEEADFQSAEIEVVPAGPARDLGIDRSMVYAYGHDDRICAYTSVMAQLDLAQEEAKKTYVTLLVDKEEIGSVGATGMHSKFFENCMAEIMELCGGYSELKLRRCLSASKMLSSDVSAGFDPNYANVHEKNNAPFFHYGPVLHKYTGSGGKSGSNDATAEYIAQLRQAFESHDVKFQMAELGKVDQGGGGTIAFILAQYSMDVIDLGIPLHNMHAPWEVAAKSDIFEAYRAYKVFLQNL, from the coding sequence ATGGAGAAGAAATCTTTATGGGAGAGCTGGACACCCGAAATGAAGCAGTCGATGACAGAATTCTGCGAGGGTTATAAGGCTTTTATGTCCAAGTGCAAAACGGAGCGGGAATGCGTTGACGAGATGATCGCAATGGCAGAGGCCGCTGGATATACGAATTTGTTTGATGCTGTAAAGGCAGGCAAAAAGCTGACAGCCGGCAGCAAGGTATATGCGAATAACCGCAATAAAATGCTGATGATGGTGCAGATCGGCACGGATGATTTGGAAGAAGGACTGAATATCCTGGGAGCGCATATCGACTCCCCGCGTCTGGATCTGAAGCCCAATCCGTTATATGAGGATAGCGGCTTTGCGATGCTGAAAACGCATTATTATGGCGGTATTAAAAAGTTCCAGTGGGTGACTATGCCGCTTGCACTGCATGGCGTTGTTGCTAAAAAGGACGGTACGACTGTAAAGATCTGTATCGGTGAGGATGCCGGCGATCCGGTATTTGGCATCTCAGATATTTTGCCGCATCTGGCAAAGGATCAGCGCTCTAAGAATATTAACGAAGCGTTTAGCGGAGAGGATTTGAACATCACATTTGGCAGCACGGCTGCCGAGGGAGCAGAAGGCGAGAAAGATCTGTTCAAGAAGAATGTGCTGGATATCCTTAATGAAAAATACGGTATTGAGGAGGCTGATTTCCAGTCTGCTGAGATTGAAGTAGTACCGGCGGGACCGGCGCGTGATCTGGGTATTGATCGCAGCATGGTATATGCATATGGGCATGATGACAGAATCTGCGCGTATACATCCGTTATGGCACAGCTGGATCTGGCACAGGAAGAGGCAAAGAAGACCTATGTGACGCTGCTTGTTGATAAGGAAGAGATCGGAAGCGTGGGTGCGACCGGTATGCATTCTAAATTCTTTGAGAATTGTATGGCAGAGATCATGGAGCTGTGCGGCGGCTATAGCGAGCTGAAGCTGCGCCGCTGTCTGTCTGCTTCTAAGATGCTTTCTTCTGATGTGAGCGCAGGATTTGATCCCAATTATGCAAATGTGCATGAAAAGAATAATGCGCCGTTCTTCCACTATGGTCCGGTGCTTCATAAATATACGGGAAGCGGCGGCAAGAGCGGTTCCAATGATGCAACGGCAGAGTATATTGCACAGCTGCGTCAGGCTTTTGAAAGCCATGATGTGAAGTTCCAGATGGCCGAGCTTGGTAAAGTGGATCAAGGCGGCGGCGGTACGATTGCGTTTATTTTGGCGCAGTATTCGATGGACGTAATTGATCTGGGTATTCCGCTTCATAATATGCATGCACCGTGGGAGGTTGCTGCAAAGTCTGATATTTTTGAAGCTTATAGAGCCTATAAAGTGTTCCTGCAGAATTTGTAA
- the asd gene encoding aspartate-semialdehyde dehydrogenase codes for MKNYRVGIIGATGMVGQRFATLLENHPWFHVTALLASANSAGKSYKEAVGNRWAMKTPMPAAMSDMIVLDASDIDAVKDLVDFVFCAVNMPKDQIKALEESYAKAEIPVVSNNSAHRGTVDVPMVIPELNAAHTAIIGAQRKRLGTKKGFIAVKSNCSIQSYVPALHPLKDKFGLTKVLACTYQAISGAGKTFERWPEMVDNLIPYIGGEEEKSEQEPLKVWGHIEGDQIVSANDVAITTQCLRVPVSDGHTAAVFASFAKKPSLEEIKEIWATFRSPAQELGLPSAPQQFIHYFEEADRPQAKLDRELEGGMAISVGRLRPDSQYDIKFVCLSHNTLRGAAGGAVELAELLAAQGYLD; via the coding sequence ATGAAAAATTATCGTGTAGGCATTATTGGCGCAACCGGTATGGTCGGTCAGCGTTTTGCCACCCTTTTAGAAAACCATCCGTGGTTTCATGTCACTGCACTTTTAGCATCCGCTAACAGCGCCGGTAAATCTTATAAAGAAGCCGTCGGCAACCGCTGGGCTATGAAAACGCCGATGCCCGCCGCGATGTCCGATATGATCGTTTTAGATGCGTCTGATATCGATGCTGTAAAGGATCTCGTTGACTTCGTTTTCTGTGCGGTCAATATGCCGAAAGATCAGATCAAAGCATTAGAGGAATCCTATGCCAAGGCCGAGATTCCCGTCGTCTCCAATAACTCTGCCCACCGCGGCACTGTTGACGTTCCGATGGTTATCCCGGAGCTGAATGCAGCGCACACCGCCATTATTGGCGCTCAGCGCAAAAGACTAGGCACTAAAAAAGGATTTATTGCCGTAAAATCCAATTGCTCTATCCAGAGCTATGTGCCTGCCCTGCATCCGTTAAAGGATAAATTCGGGCTGACCAAGGTTCTGGCCTGCACCTATCAGGCGATTTCCGGCGCGGGAAAAACCTTTGAGCGCTGGCCCGAAATGGTTGATAATCTGATCCCTTATATCGGCGGCGAAGAGGAAAAGAGCGAACAGGAGCCCCTGAAGGTCTGGGGGCATATCGAGGGCGATCAAATTGTAAGTGCGAATGATGTGGCGATCACGACGCAGTGTCTGCGCGTGCCGGTCAGCGATGGCCACACGGCCGCTGTGTTTGCTTCTTTTGCGAAAAAACCAAGCCTTGAGGAAATTAAGGAGATTTGGGCGACGTTCCGCTCTCCGGCGCAGGAGCTTGGGCTTCCCTCTGCTCCGCAGCAGTTTATTCATTACTTTGAAGAGGCCGATCGTCCGCAGGCTAAACTGGACCGTGAACTCGAAGGCGGCATGGCCATTAGCGTTGGGCGGCTCCGTCCTGATTCACAATATGATATTAAATTTGTCTGTCTTTCTCACAACACGCTGCGCGGCGCGGCCGGCGGCGCTGTTGAACTGGCTGAGCTTTTGGCAGCGCAGGGCTATTTAGACTGA
- a CDS encoding GGGtGRT protein: MALFESYERRIDQINAALAKYGIGSIEEAKKVCDDAGIDVYSMVKGIQPICFENACWAYTVGAAIAIKKGNKKAADAAKSIGEGLQAFCIPGSVADDRKVGLGHGNLGAMLLSDDTKCFAFLAGHESFAAAEGAIGIAKSANKVRKEPLRVILNGLGKDAAKIISRINGFTHVETQFDYFTGELKEVYRKAYSDGERSKVLCYGADDVREGVAIMHREGVDVSITGNSTNPTRFQHPVAGTYKKECIELGKKYFSVASGGGTGRTLHPDNMAAGPASYGMTDTMGRMHSDAQFAGSSSVPAHVEMMGLIGMGNNPMVGATVAVAVAVEEAAKAGRF; encoded by the coding sequence ATGGCATTATTTGAGAGTTATGAGAGAAGAATAGACCAGATCAACGCTGCTCTGGCTAAATATGGTATCGGTTCCATCGAAGAAGCTAAAAAAGTTTGTGACGATGCAGGCATCGATGTATACAGCATGGTAAAAGGCATTCAGCCGATTTGCTTTGAGAACGCTTGCTGGGCGTACACCGTAGGCGCAGCAATTGCCATCAAGAAGGGCAACAAGAAGGCTGCTGACGCAGCAAAATCCATTGGCGAGGGTCTGCAGGCATTCTGTATTCCTGGTTCTGTGGCAGATGACCGTAAGGTGGGTCTGGGCCATGGCAATCTGGGCGCAATGCTGCTTTCTGACGATACCAAGTGCTTTGCTTTTCTGGCAGGCCACGAGTCCTTTGCAGCTGCAGAGGGTGCGATCGGTATTGCTAAATCTGCGAACAAGGTTCGCAAAGAGCCCCTGCGTGTCATTCTGAACGGCTTGGGCAAGGATGCGGCTAAGATCATCAGCCGGATCAATGGCTTTACTCATGTGGAAACTCAGTTTGATTATTTCACCGGCGAGCTGAAAGAGGTTTATCGCAAGGCTTATTCCGACGGAGAGAGATCTAAGGTTCTGTGCTATGGCGCAGATGATGTGCGCGAGGGCGTTGCCATCATGCACCGCGAGGGTGTGGATGTATCCATTACCGGTAACTCCACCAACCCGACCCGTTTCCAGCATCCGGTGGCTGGTACCTACAAGAAGGAGTGCATCGAGCTTGGCAAGAAGTACTTCTCAGTAGCATCCGGCGGCGGCACCGGTCGTACGCTGCATCCTGATAACATGGCGGCAGGTCCTGCTTCCTACGGCATGACCGATACCATGGGACGTATGCACAGCGACGCTCAGTTTGCTGGTTCTTCTTCCGTTCCGGCTCACGTGGAAATGATGGGTCTGATCGGTATGGGCAACAACCCGATGGTTGGTGCGACGGTTGCAGTAGCAGTAGCTGTTGAGGAAGCAGCTAAGGCAGGCCGTTTCTAA
- a CDS encoding GNAT family N-acetyltransferase, which yields MENLIVRYAKREELAAVNKIRKQVNEIHVKGLSDIFREDSWPLVEPSIYTKFDEENSGVIVAAIDDEIVGFAMVQYVTRPESPFNKERKYFHIEEFGVDENHRRKGIATAMIDFIKEDAKKRGFKRIELDMWEFNTGALAFYESAGLKTFRRYMKMDVEE from the coding sequence ATGGAAAATTTGATTGTAAGATATGCCAAAAGAGAGGAGCTCGCGGCCGTAAACAAAATCCGCAAACAGGTCAATGAGATTCATGTTAAAGGCCTCTCCGATATATTCCGCGAGGATTCCTGGCCGCTCGTAGAACCCTCCATATATACAAAATTTGACGAGGAAAACAGCGGAGTGATTGTTGCTGCTATTGACGATGAGATTGTTGGATTCGCCATGGTTCAGTATGTCACAAGACCGGAATCTCCTTTTAATAAAGAACGGAAGTATTTCCATATAGAAGAGTTCGGCGTGGATGAAAACCACAGGCGAAAGGGTATTGCTACGGCCATGATCGATTTTATCAAAGAAGACGCCAAAAAGCGGGGCTTTAAAAGAATAGAGCTGGATATGTGGGAATTCAACACCGGCGCACTAGCCTTTTATGAAAGTGCAGGCTTAAAGACCTTCAGAAGATATATGAAAATGGATGTAGAAGAATAA
- a CDS encoding nucleoid-structuring protein H-NS, which produces MSPRKGNLMAVRNDIKVIDATIRDGGLCNNFAFSDEFVKELYKTNIKSGVDYMEFGYKASKNLFRESDFGKWKFCNEEDIRAIVGDNISDMKLCVMADVGRCDFKTDFLPKSESVIDMVRVACYIHQMPAAIEMIEYLHDLGYETTCNIMAISQVGLEQVQQALEMLGNSSVDVIYLVDSYGSLYPENASALAEVYLAAAEKYGKLVGFHAHNNQNLAFANTIETLSYGVSYLDATAMGMGRGAGNCAMELLLGFLKNPKYNLYSLLTFIENYMLPLKEQGVVWGYDLQYMFTGQLNRHPREAMEFTAQKRSDYCEFYKSLLDNF; this is translated from the coding sequence ATGTCACCAAGAAAAGGAAATCTGATGGCCGTGCGCAATGATATTAAGGTGATCGATGCAACCATCCGCGACGGCGGCCTGTGCAACAATTTTGCTTTTAGCGATGAATTTGTTAAAGAGCTTTACAAGACCAATATTAAAAGCGGCGTGGACTATATGGAGTTTGGCTACAAGGCCAGCAAAAATCTGTTTCGCGAAAGTGATTTTGGCAAGTGGAAGTTTTGTAATGAAGAGGATATCCGTGCCATCGTTGGCGATAATATCTCTGACATGAAGCTTTGCGTGATGGCCGATGTTGGGCGCTGTGATTTTAAGACCGATTTTTTGCCTAAGTCGGAGAGCGTGATCGATATGGTGCGCGTGGCCTGCTATATCCATCAGATGCCGGCGGCCATTGAGATGATCGAATACCTGCATGATCTGGGCTATGAAACCACCTGCAATATCATGGCCATTTCTCAGGTGGGCCTGGAGCAGGTGCAGCAGGCGCTGGAGATGCTCGGAAACTCTTCCGTCGATGTGATCTACCTTGTTGATAGCTATGGCTCGCTGTATCCGGAAAATGCCTCCGCCCTGGCTGAGGTTTATCTGGCTGCCGCCGAAAAATATGGCAAGCTGGTGGGCTTCCACGCGCATAACAATCAAAATCTGGCCTTTGCCAACACCATCGAGACGCTTTCCTACGGTGTTTCCTATCTGGACGCCACCGCCATGGGCATGGGGCGCGGCGCTGGCAACTGTGCAATGGAGCTGCTGCTCGGCTTCCTGAAGAATCCCAAATACAATCTGTACAGTCTGCTCACCTTTATCGAAAACTACATGCTGCCACTTAAGGAGCAGGGCGTCGTATGGGGCTATGATCTGCAGTACATGTTCACGGGGCAGCTGAACCGCCATCCGCGTGAGGCCATGGAGTTTACAGCGCAAAAGCGAAGCGATTATTGCGAGTTTTACAAATCCCTGCTTGATAATTTTTAA